In Labrus mixtus chromosome 11, fLabMix1.1, whole genome shotgun sequence, a single window of DNA contains:
- the virma gene encoding protein virilizer homolog isoform X2, which produces MAGDTSTELLFLDTFKHQNAELTNVDVVRFPCGVLITEVRVIPPGIKAHSNLPDNRAFGETSPHAFQLELFFNNVTKPNNPTFHRLGSLEYDENKSIVFRPSGKVNTDGLVLRGWYTSLTVAVYGTAERSHGHDQGSPPPPPPPPPQQPGGPKRLIKQEWEKEDQYNGSPPRPAPRGPRTPPGPPPPDDDDEEQVQVTVGVNKEEPCQGRDDYLEAVSPERSLPANEEYSDAEQEEEAEEEDEPEEEEDARTEGSVPEDEEEEEEDEGDDGYEQISSDEDDLDNGSFKLPSFDMDYTPEDLASVPPVQYDPYERELRPLLYFTPPYKTRFDTQFEKATVEEPRDAGGTEEQTDGEPTDAVSQLKELLAGIGEDRDPRWVTAVEEAPGLLAKGLAHLIKQGEQEMEGPVGVLAQWAIQSLNMEIALTQPIAINLRQLKAGAKLASCLAECPQGLTALLREGVLDVLLELLHADHVSSTLKLSFLRALGALISTPAGVEAFLHAGESEKSGYQRLVQLFLREETVRVITAGNTILQKSHMYEVLLDLQRAAAAWSEPQQEEMEEADSPMEEEPSLSPSPVSEAELDRLAGVLEELHHLLETAPNCMVQPPGKAFPTSSRITGPQERDDPYPTLYRYMHACRFLESTSVVLSAAAAAGHLGVTQSVRDILRFLSLTQPGLLFLLAQPTPSNLLLRLLASMAETEIEETTFTGGEGSLTGPGFGEEGFGVWLMQALHALQGVSELMSHVASGGDGGVGLEEGDNAEVLSMLHGLYLMTFTQTGRSAVAHVLSMDNHLSCLVTLLQHHSSKDGQGETKARKTVTYNYACMLVLVVVQSSNELRMMEQYAAPLLTIAKADDTNAKLQELSKWLEPLDKLRFEIGSIPTLIDYIKQNVENVLTADGTGLVTALRVLNHIACPPTTAEAQQRDLKWSLAGVQLFSGEGLDTCVRVLQKLCSVLLQPWRVHGHMGPTPQRCMILSICISTLRLLRTMLMELLRGGAFQFRDTRVANVLVTLHMIVCSIPASGRLDGEETRVQALIVDVLLTFSQGVNEEVTHTEETLASNTWSLMLKEVLGSLLKAPEGLFSGLTLLSELLPLPLPMQSTQGISVQDVAVALNTRKLWSMHIRAQWKVFSEAFRCACATSCPPLLAMLRRMCVQLADLSSPSATLIMKTLLELLLEELQPVEGKSVCWGQSLRLLSLLDALVSQKACKSAALHLLSGSVSGDEQLADLFPLLLSLAVPPTDNSLQQQQCSELVGTILQSLCDQDISLVASPNVESCVSEVEQLANALPGREMMSSVCSTLMDILGNSDSSVPLLITCIRTLTFLTEHDYGLYHLKVALKKNGAGLSSLLKRLVFNFNKDSADLLSALLDFLRQIVNTDTMCVEEGQGSSEEHAFTPPRLLSGTEMKALLQWDESESHPLPTLEKQITKLCKEDESLETLLENVIFLRQTLETATDTPPAIDTEPTLPAPETLGAQFNHRTVFILSEALDEQLKTLWFSPFQTDDIEPDLDMVKVDLVGLAQECCPELDLKAELERSFLSEPSSPGHNKTTKGFRLGKHKHETFITSSGKSDYTEPAKRAHIMAAPRGRGGRGGFGQNLCRPHDIFRQRKQNTSRPPSMHVDDFVAAEFKDITTPLGLMLPKRLPKSSPKPPTRGLFTGNRGRGTFHSQTRFFTPPQPKGVMLSGNYARREGGRGGSSWSGQVPAVTHRGTYSEPRGGQSNFTRGPMPSRQPPASAYRLAPRDRAPRGRGGAGLSWLNAGGGGGGGGGAGGGGGGGGGGGGRGSQGSKFSGGGGSGGGRGRHVRSFTR; this is translated from the exons ATGGCGGGGGACACTTCGACGGAGCTTCTTTTTCTAGATACATTTAAGCATCAAAATGCGGAG TTAACCAACGTGGATGTGGTGAGGTTTCCCTGCGGGGTGCTGATCACAGAGGTGAGGGTCATTCCTCCAGGGATCAAAGCTCACAGCAACCTACCTGACAACAGAGCTTTTGG ggAGACGTCTCCTCATGCCTTCCAGTTGGAGCTGTTCTTCAACAATGTCACCAAACCCAATAACCCAACGTTCCACCGACTGGGCAG CCTGGAGTATGATGAGAACAAGTCCATCGTGTTCAGACCCAGTGGAAAG gtgaacacagacGGCCTGGTGTTGCGTGGCTGGTACACCAGTCTGACAGTAGCAGTGTACGGGACAGCAGAGCGCTCACATGGACACGACCAAGgctcaccccctcctcctccacccccaccTCCTCAACAGCCAGGTGGGCCAAAGAGGCTCATTAAACAAG AGTGGGAAAAAGAGGACCAGTACAATGGAAGCCCACCTAGACCAGCACCCAGAGGGCCTCGAACTCCTCCTGGCCCTCCACCtccagatgatgatgatgaagagcagGTCCAAGTGACAG TGGGTGTGAACAAAGAAGAGCCATGCCAGGGCAGAGATGACTACCTGGAGGCTGTCTCACCTGAGAGATCGCTGCCTGCCAATGAAGAATATTCAGATGCTGAACAAGAGGAagaagctgaggaggaagatgagccagaggaggaggaagacgcaCGGACCGAGGGGAGCGTCCctgaagacgaggaggaagaagaggaagatgagg GTGATGACGGCTATGAGCAGATCTCAAGCGATGAGGATGATCTTGACAATGGTAGCTTTAAGCTTCCCAGCTTTGACATGGACTACACTCCTGAAGACCTGGCATCTGTTCCACCTGTCCAGTATGACCCATATGAGCGAGAACTCAGACCCCTGCTCTACTTCACGCCCCCATACAAAACCCGCTTTGATACCCAGTTTGAAAAGGCCACTGTAGAGGAACCCAGGGACGCAGGTGgaacagaagaacaaacagaTGGAGAGCCGACTGATGCTGTCTCTCAGCTGAAAGAGCTCCTAGCTGGCATTGGAGAGGACAGAGATCCTCGCTGGGTAACTGCTGTGGAAGAGGCTCCTGGACTTTTGGCCAAAGGCTTGGCTCACTTAATTAAACAAGGGGAGCAAGAAATGGAGGGTCCTGTTGGGGTTTTAGCCCAATGGGCAATCCAGTCTCTCAATATGGAGATTGCGCTCACCCAACCAATTGCAATTAATCTCAGACAGTTGAAAGCTGGGGCCAAGCTGGCATCATGTCTAGCAGAATGTCCACAGGGCCTGACAGCCCTGCTGCGTGAAGGAGTCCTGGatgtgctgctggagctgctccATGCAGACCATGTGTCCTCCACACTGAAGCTCAGTTTCCTGAGAGCTCTGGGTGCTCTGATCAGCACTCCTGCTGGTGTAGAGGCTTTTCTGCATGCAGGAGAGTCGGAGAAGAGTGGCTATCAG CGCTTAGTCCAGCTGTTCCTGCGAGAAGAAACAGTCAGGGTCATCACTGCAGGCAACACCATACTACAGAAAAGTCACATGTATGAGGTCCTCTTGGatctgcagagagcagcagcagcatggagTGAACCACAGCAG gaggagatggaggaagcTGACAGCCCCATGGAGGAGGAGCCGTCACTAAGCCCCTCCCCTGTGAGTGAGGCAGAGCTCGACAGACTGGCGGGGGTTTTGGAAGAGTTGCATCACCTGCTAGAGACGGCCCCTAACTGCATGGTGCAGCCGCCCGGGAAAGCCTTTCCCACTTCTTCTAGGATAACAGGACCGCAGGAGAGGGACGACCCATACCCAACACTGTACAG GTACATGCATGCATGCCGTTTTCTGGAGAGCACATCGGTGGTTTTgtcagcagccgcagcagctgGTCACCTTGGTGTCACCCAGTCAGTGAGAGACATCCTCCGCTTTCTGTCGCTCACCCAGCCAGGCCTACTGTTCCTCCTCGCCCAGCCTACTCCTTCAAATCTGCTCCTGCGCCTCCTGGCATCAATGGCAGAAACAGAGATTGAGGAAACAACCTTTAcagggggagagggaagtctcaCGGGACCAGGGTTTGGTGAAGAGGGCTTTGGCGTGTGGCTGATGCAGGCACTGCACGCCCTTCAGGGTGTCTCCGAGCTTATGAGCCACGTAGCctcaggaggagacggaggagtCGGGCTAGAGGAGGGTGACAACGCAGAggttctgagcatgctccatgGGCTCTACCTGATGACTTTCACACAGACCGGTCGCAGTGCTGTGGCCCATGTTCTCAGCATGGACAACCACCTGTCCTGTCTGGTCACCCTGCTGCAGCATCACAGCAGCAAGGACGGACAAGG TGAGACCAAAGCTCGCAAAACAGTGACCTATAACTACGCCTGTATGCTGGTTTTAGTGGTGGTGCAGAGTTCCAATGAACTGCGGATGATGGAACAATATGCCGCCCCACTACTCACCATAGCAAAGGCTGATGACACAAATGCTAAGCTACAGG AGCTTAGCAAATGGCTGGAGCCTCTGGACAAACTGCGCTTTGAGATTGGTAGCATTCCCACCCTCATAGACTACATCAAACAG AATGTGGAAAATGTGTTGACTGCTGATGGGACTGGACTGGTTACTGCTCTCAGGGTCCTTAATCACATTGCCTGCCCCCCAACTACTGCTGAGG CTCAGCAGAGGGATCTCAAGTGGAGTCTTGCAGGGGTCCAGCTCTTCTCCGGTGAGGGTCTTGATACGTGTGTGCGTGTCCTACAGAAGCTGTGCAGCGTGCTGCTGCAGCCTTGGCGTGTGCACGGACACATGGGCCCCACGCCGCAGCGTTGCATGATCCTCAGCATATGCATCAGCACGCTGCGGTTGCTGCGCACCATGCTGATGGAGTTACTACGCGGAGGAGCTTTCCAATTCAGGGACACACGTGTTGCCAATGTGTTAGTGACACTCCACATGATAGTATGCTCCATCCCTGCGTCTGGACGTCTAGACGGAGAGGAGACCAGAGTGCAGGCCCTAATCGTTGATGTATTGCTTACGTTTTCGCAGGGCGTCAATGAAGAG GTGACTCATACAGAAGAGACTCTGGCCAGCAACACCTGGTCTCTGATGCTCAAGGAGGTTTTGGGATCACTGCTGAAAGCTCCTGAAGGTCTGTTCTCTGGTCTGACGTTGCTTTCAGAGCTCCTTCCTCTTCCGCTGCCAATGCAGAGCACTCAG GGGATTTCAGTCCAAGATGTGGCTGTAGCCTTAAACACAAGGAAGTTGTGGAGCATGCATATACGAGCACAGTGGAAAGTGTTTTCCGAGGCTTTTAGGTGTGCGTGTGCCACCAGCTGCCCTCCTCTCCTGGCCATGCTGAGGAGAATGTGTGTGCAGCTGGCTGATCTGTCTTCACCCAGCGCGACTCTCATCATGAAGACTCTGCTGGaactgctgctggaggagctgcagcc GGTGGAGGGGAAAAGTGTTTGCTGGGGCCAGAGCCTGCGTCTGCTGTCTTTGTTGGATGCTCTGGTGTCGCAGAAAGCCTGTAAAAGCGCAGCACTGCACCTGCTGTCCGGCTCTGTGTCCGGAGATGAACAACTAGCTGACCTGTTCCCGCTGCTGCTGTCTTTGGCAGTCCCTCCAACTGATAACTCCTTACAACAGCAGCAATGCAGTGAACTAGTGGGGACAATATTACAATCACTGTGTGACCAG GACATTTCTCTGGTGGCTTCTCCGAACGTTGAGAGCTGTGTGTCAGAGGTCGAGCAGCTTGCTAATGCACTCCCAGGGAGAGAAATGATGTCGTCAGTGTGCAGCACCCTGATGGACATTTTGGGGAATTCTGACAGCAGTGTCCCGCTCCTAATCACCTGTATCAGGACTTTGACATTCCTCACTGAGCACGACTACGGACTCTACCACCTCAAAGT tgctTTGAAGAAAAATGGTGCCGGTCTTAGCTCATTGTTGAAGAGATTGGTGTTTAACTTCAATAAGGATTCAGCAGATCTGCTCTCAGCTCTGCTGGACTTCCTCAGGCAGATCgtcaacacagacacaatg TGTGTTGAGGAGGGACAGGGGTCCAGTGAGGAGCACGCTTTCACTCCTCCGCGGCTGCTGTCCGGCACTGAGATGAAAGCTCTGCTGCAGTGGGACGAGTCTGAGTCCCATCCCCTCCCCACTTTAGAGAAACAGATCACG AAATTATGTAAGGAAGATGAGTCACTAGAGACGTTGTTGGAGAATGTCATTTTTCTGAGGCAGACGCTGGAGACGGCCACAGACACGCCTCCTGCAATTGACACTGAACCCACTCTGCCAGCGCCTGAAACACTCGGCGCCCAGTTTAATCACAG GACTGTGTTCATTCTATCGGAAGCTTTGGATGAGCAGCTGAAGACTCTTTGGTTCTCTCCTTTCCAAACTGACGACATAGAACCAGACCTTGACATG GTGAAGGTGGATCTGGTGGGTCTGGCTCAGGAGTGCTGCCCAGAACTGGACCTGAAGGCAGAGCTGGAGCGCTCCTTCCTGTCTGAGCCCTCGTCTCCTGGTCACAATAAAACTACAAAAGGTTTCCGGCTGGGCAAACACAAGCACGAGACGTTTATCACATCAAG TGGTAAATCCGACTACACTGAGCCGGCCAAGAGAGCCCACATCATGGCTGCTCCTCGCGGCCGCGGAGGTCGAGGAGGGTTTGGACAGAATCTTTGCCGACCTCACGATATCTTCCGCCAGCGTAAACAAAACACGTCACGTCCTCCCAGCATGCATGTGGATGACTTTGTGGCAGCCGAATTTAAAGACATTACAACCCCTCTTGGACTTATGCTACCCAAACGTCTCCCTAAGAGCTCCCCAAAACCCCCCACCAGAGGTCTGTTCACTGGAAACAGAGGCAGAGGCACCTTCCACAGTCAGACGCGCTTTTTCACTCCACCACAACCTAAAGGTGTAATGCTGTCTG GCAACTATGCTCGCAGAGAGGGAGGCCGTGGTGGTTCTTCGTGGAGTGGACAAGTTCCAGCAGTGACCCACAGAGGAACCTACAGTGAACCCCGCGGAGGCCAAAGCAACTTCACACGAGGACCAATGCCCTCACGACAACCACCAGCAA GTGCATATCGTCTGGCTCCACGTGACCGGGCCCCGAGGGGCAGAGGTGGGGCTGGACTGTCATGGCTTAACGccggaggaggtggtggaggtggtggaggtgcTGGAGGAGGCggtgggggaggtggaggaggaggagggagaggatcTCAGGGGAGTAAGTTCAGTGGCGGGGGAGGGAGCGGAGGTGGGAGAGGCAGACATGTTCGCTCCTTCACCAGGTAA
- the virma gene encoding protein virilizer homolog isoform X1 yields MAGDTSTELLFLDTFKHQNAELTNVDVVRFPCGVLITEVRVIPPGIKAHSNLPDNRAFGETSPHAFQLELFFNNVTKPNNPTFHRLGSLEYDENKSIVFRPSGKVNTDGLVLRGWYTSLTVAVYGTAERSHGHDQGSPPPPPPPPPQQPGGPKRLIKQEWEKEDQYNGSPPRPAPRGPRTPPGPPPPDDDDEEQVQVTVGVNKEEPCQGRDDYLEAVSPERSLPANEEYSDAEQEEEAEEEDEPEEEEDARTEGSVPEDEEEEEEDEGEDEEEEMEEGDDGYEQISSDEDDLDNGSFKLPSFDMDYTPEDLASVPPVQYDPYERELRPLLYFTPPYKTRFDTQFEKATVEEPRDAGGTEEQTDGEPTDAVSQLKELLAGIGEDRDPRWVTAVEEAPGLLAKGLAHLIKQGEQEMEGPVGVLAQWAIQSLNMEIALTQPIAINLRQLKAGAKLASCLAECPQGLTALLREGVLDVLLELLHADHVSSTLKLSFLRALGALISTPAGVEAFLHAGESEKSGYQRLVQLFLREETVRVITAGNTILQKSHMYEVLLDLQRAAAAWSEPQQEEMEEADSPMEEEPSLSPSPVSEAELDRLAGVLEELHHLLETAPNCMVQPPGKAFPTSSRITGPQERDDPYPTLYRYMHACRFLESTSVVLSAAAAAGHLGVTQSVRDILRFLSLTQPGLLFLLAQPTPSNLLLRLLASMAETEIEETTFTGGEGSLTGPGFGEEGFGVWLMQALHALQGVSELMSHVASGGDGGVGLEEGDNAEVLSMLHGLYLMTFTQTGRSAVAHVLSMDNHLSCLVTLLQHHSSKDGQGETKARKTVTYNYACMLVLVVVQSSNELRMMEQYAAPLLTIAKADDTNAKLQELSKWLEPLDKLRFEIGSIPTLIDYIKQNVENVLTADGTGLVTALRVLNHIACPPTTAEAQQRDLKWSLAGVQLFSGEGLDTCVRVLQKLCSVLLQPWRVHGHMGPTPQRCMILSICISTLRLLRTMLMELLRGGAFQFRDTRVANVLVTLHMIVCSIPASGRLDGEETRVQALIVDVLLTFSQGVNEEVTHTEETLASNTWSLMLKEVLGSLLKAPEGLFSGLTLLSELLPLPLPMQSTQGISVQDVAVALNTRKLWSMHIRAQWKVFSEAFRCACATSCPPLLAMLRRMCVQLADLSSPSATLIMKTLLELLLEELQPVEGKSVCWGQSLRLLSLLDALVSQKACKSAALHLLSGSVSGDEQLADLFPLLLSLAVPPTDNSLQQQQCSELVGTILQSLCDQDISLVASPNVESCVSEVEQLANALPGREMMSSVCSTLMDILGNSDSSVPLLITCIRTLTFLTEHDYGLYHLKVALKKNGAGLSSLLKRLVFNFNKDSADLLSALLDFLRQIVNTDTMCVEEGQGSSEEHAFTPPRLLSGTEMKALLQWDESESHPLPTLEKQITKLCKEDESLETLLENVIFLRQTLETATDTPPAIDTEPTLPAPETLGAQFNHRTVFILSEALDEQLKTLWFSPFQTDDIEPDLDMVKVDLVGLAQECCPELDLKAELERSFLSEPSSPGHNKTTKGFRLGKHKHETFITSSGKSDYTEPAKRAHIMAAPRGRGGRGGFGQNLCRPHDIFRQRKQNTSRPPSMHVDDFVAAEFKDITTPLGLMLPKRLPKSSPKPPTRGLFTGNRGRGTFHSQTRFFTPPQPKGVMLSGNYARREGGRGGSSWSGQVPAVTHRGTYSEPRGGQSNFTRGPMPSRQPPASAYRLAPRDRAPRGRGGAGLSWLNAGGGGGGGGGAGGGGGGGGGGGGRGSQGSKFSGGGGSGGGRGRHVRSFTR; encoded by the exons ATGGCGGGGGACACTTCGACGGAGCTTCTTTTTCTAGATACATTTAAGCATCAAAATGCGGAG TTAACCAACGTGGATGTGGTGAGGTTTCCCTGCGGGGTGCTGATCACAGAGGTGAGGGTCATTCCTCCAGGGATCAAAGCTCACAGCAACCTACCTGACAACAGAGCTTTTGG ggAGACGTCTCCTCATGCCTTCCAGTTGGAGCTGTTCTTCAACAATGTCACCAAACCCAATAACCCAACGTTCCACCGACTGGGCAG CCTGGAGTATGATGAGAACAAGTCCATCGTGTTCAGACCCAGTGGAAAG gtgaacacagacGGCCTGGTGTTGCGTGGCTGGTACACCAGTCTGACAGTAGCAGTGTACGGGACAGCAGAGCGCTCACATGGACACGACCAAGgctcaccccctcctcctccacccccaccTCCTCAACAGCCAGGTGGGCCAAAGAGGCTCATTAAACAAG AGTGGGAAAAAGAGGACCAGTACAATGGAAGCCCACCTAGACCAGCACCCAGAGGGCCTCGAACTCCTCCTGGCCCTCCACCtccagatgatgatgatgaagagcagGTCCAAGTGACAG TGGGTGTGAACAAAGAAGAGCCATGCCAGGGCAGAGATGACTACCTGGAGGCTGTCTCACCTGAGAGATCGCTGCCTGCCAATGAAGAATATTCAGATGCTGAACAAGAGGAagaagctgaggaggaagatgagccagaggaggaggaagacgcaCGGACCGAGGGGAGCGTCCctgaagacgaggaggaagaagaggaagatgagggtgaggacgaggaagaggagatggaggaag GTGATGACGGCTATGAGCAGATCTCAAGCGATGAGGATGATCTTGACAATGGTAGCTTTAAGCTTCCCAGCTTTGACATGGACTACACTCCTGAAGACCTGGCATCTGTTCCACCTGTCCAGTATGACCCATATGAGCGAGAACTCAGACCCCTGCTCTACTTCACGCCCCCATACAAAACCCGCTTTGATACCCAGTTTGAAAAGGCCACTGTAGAGGAACCCAGGGACGCAGGTGgaacagaagaacaaacagaTGGAGAGCCGACTGATGCTGTCTCTCAGCTGAAAGAGCTCCTAGCTGGCATTGGAGAGGACAGAGATCCTCGCTGGGTAACTGCTGTGGAAGAGGCTCCTGGACTTTTGGCCAAAGGCTTGGCTCACTTAATTAAACAAGGGGAGCAAGAAATGGAGGGTCCTGTTGGGGTTTTAGCCCAATGGGCAATCCAGTCTCTCAATATGGAGATTGCGCTCACCCAACCAATTGCAATTAATCTCAGACAGTTGAAAGCTGGGGCCAAGCTGGCATCATGTCTAGCAGAATGTCCACAGGGCCTGACAGCCCTGCTGCGTGAAGGAGTCCTGGatgtgctgctggagctgctccATGCAGACCATGTGTCCTCCACACTGAAGCTCAGTTTCCTGAGAGCTCTGGGTGCTCTGATCAGCACTCCTGCTGGTGTAGAGGCTTTTCTGCATGCAGGAGAGTCGGAGAAGAGTGGCTATCAG CGCTTAGTCCAGCTGTTCCTGCGAGAAGAAACAGTCAGGGTCATCACTGCAGGCAACACCATACTACAGAAAAGTCACATGTATGAGGTCCTCTTGGatctgcagagagcagcagcagcatggagTGAACCACAGCAG gaggagatggaggaagcTGACAGCCCCATGGAGGAGGAGCCGTCACTAAGCCCCTCCCCTGTGAGTGAGGCAGAGCTCGACAGACTGGCGGGGGTTTTGGAAGAGTTGCATCACCTGCTAGAGACGGCCCCTAACTGCATGGTGCAGCCGCCCGGGAAAGCCTTTCCCACTTCTTCTAGGATAACAGGACCGCAGGAGAGGGACGACCCATACCCAACACTGTACAG GTACATGCATGCATGCCGTTTTCTGGAGAGCACATCGGTGGTTTTgtcagcagccgcagcagctgGTCACCTTGGTGTCACCCAGTCAGTGAGAGACATCCTCCGCTTTCTGTCGCTCACCCAGCCAGGCCTACTGTTCCTCCTCGCCCAGCCTACTCCTTCAAATCTGCTCCTGCGCCTCCTGGCATCAATGGCAGAAACAGAGATTGAGGAAACAACCTTTAcagggggagagggaagtctcaCGGGACCAGGGTTTGGTGAAGAGGGCTTTGGCGTGTGGCTGATGCAGGCACTGCACGCCCTTCAGGGTGTCTCCGAGCTTATGAGCCACGTAGCctcaggaggagacggaggagtCGGGCTAGAGGAGGGTGACAACGCAGAggttctgagcatgctccatgGGCTCTACCTGATGACTTTCACACAGACCGGTCGCAGTGCTGTGGCCCATGTTCTCAGCATGGACAACCACCTGTCCTGTCTGGTCACCCTGCTGCAGCATCACAGCAGCAAGGACGGACAAGG TGAGACCAAAGCTCGCAAAACAGTGACCTATAACTACGCCTGTATGCTGGTTTTAGTGGTGGTGCAGAGTTCCAATGAACTGCGGATGATGGAACAATATGCCGCCCCACTACTCACCATAGCAAAGGCTGATGACACAAATGCTAAGCTACAGG AGCTTAGCAAATGGCTGGAGCCTCTGGACAAACTGCGCTTTGAGATTGGTAGCATTCCCACCCTCATAGACTACATCAAACAG AATGTGGAAAATGTGTTGACTGCTGATGGGACTGGACTGGTTACTGCTCTCAGGGTCCTTAATCACATTGCCTGCCCCCCAACTACTGCTGAGG CTCAGCAGAGGGATCTCAAGTGGAGTCTTGCAGGGGTCCAGCTCTTCTCCGGTGAGGGTCTTGATACGTGTGTGCGTGTCCTACAGAAGCTGTGCAGCGTGCTGCTGCAGCCTTGGCGTGTGCACGGACACATGGGCCCCACGCCGCAGCGTTGCATGATCCTCAGCATATGCATCAGCACGCTGCGGTTGCTGCGCACCATGCTGATGGAGTTACTACGCGGAGGAGCTTTCCAATTCAGGGACACACGTGTTGCCAATGTGTTAGTGACACTCCACATGATAGTATGCTCCATCCCTGCGTCTGGACGTCTAGACGGAGAGGAGACCAGAGTGCAGGCCCTAATCGTTGATGTATTGCTTACGTTTTCGCAGGGCGTCAATGAAGAG GTGACTCATACAGAAGAGACTCTGGCCAGCAACACCTGGTCTCTGATGCTCAAGGAGGTTTTGGGATCACTGCTGAAAGCTCCTGAAGGTCTGTTCTCTGGTCTGACGTTGCTTTCAGAGCTCCTTCCTCTTCCGCTGCCAATGCAGAGCACTCAG GGGATTTCAGTCCAAGATGTGGCTGTAGCCTTAAACACAAGGAAGTTGTGGAGCATGCATATACGAGCACAGTGGAAAGTGTTTTCCGAGGCTTTTAGGTGTGCGTGTGCCACCAGCTGCCCTCCTCTCCTGGCCATGCTGAGGAGAATGTGTGTGCAGCTGGCTGATCTGTCTTCACCCAGCGCGACTCTCATCATGAAGACTCTGCTGGaactgctgctggaggagctgcagcc GGTGGAGGGGAAAAGTGTTTGCTGGGGCCAGAGCCTGCGTCTGCTGTCTTTGTTGGATGCTCTGGTGTCGCAGAAAGCCTGTAAAAGCGCAGCACTGCACCTGCTGTCCGGCTCTGTGTCCGGAGATGAACAACTAGCTGACCTGTTCCCGCTGCTGCTGTCTTTGGCAGTCCCTCCAACTGATAACTCCTTACAACAGCAGCAATGCAGTGAACTAGTGGGGACAATATTACAATCACTGTGTGACCAG GACATTTCTCTGGTGGCTTCTCCGAACGTTGAGAGCTGTGTGTCAGAGGTCGAGCAGCTTGCTAATGCACTCCCAGGGAGAGAAATGATGTCGTCAGTGTGCAGCACCCTGATGGACATTTTGGGGAATTCTGACAGCAGTGTCCCGCTCCTAATCACCTGTATCAGGACTTTGACATTCCTCACTGAGCACGACTACGGACTCTACCACCTCAAAGT tgctTTGAAGAAAAATGGTGCCGGTCTTAGCTCATTGTTGAAGAGATTGGTGTTTAACTTCAATAAGGATTCAGCAGATCTGCTCTCAGCTCTGCTGGACTTCCTCAGGCAGATCgtcaacacagacacaatg TGTGTTGAGGAGGGACAGGGGTCCAGTGAGGAGCACGCTTTCACTCCTCCGCGGCTGCTGTCCGGCACTGAGATGAAAGCTCTGCTGCAGTGGGACGAGTCTGAGTCCCATCCCCTCCCCACTTTAGAGAAACAGATCACG AAATTATGTAAGGAAGATGAGTCACTAGAGACGTTGTTGGAGAATGTCATTTTTCTGAGGCAGACGCTGGAGACGGCCACAGACACGCCTCCTGCAATTGACACTGAACCCACTCTGCCAGCGCCTGAAACACTCGGCGCCCAGTTTAATCACAG GACTGTGTTCATTCTATCGGAAGCTTTGGATGAGCAGCTGAAGACTCTTTGGTTCTCTCCTTTCCAAACTGACGACATAGAACCAGACCTTGACATG GTGAAGGTGGATCTGGTGGGTCTGGCTCAGGAGTGCTGCCCAGAACTGGACCTGAAGGCAGAGCTGGAGCGCTCCTTCCTGTCTGAGCCCTCGTCTCCTGGTCACAATAAAACTACAAAAGGTTTCCGGCTGGGCAAACACAAGCACGAGACGTTTATCACATCAAG TGGTAAATCCGACTACACTGAGCCGGCCAAGAGAGCCCACATCATGGCTGCTCCTCGCGGCCGCGGAGGTCGAGGAGGGTTTGGACAGAATCTTTGCCGACCTCACGATATCTTCCGCCAGCGTAAACAAAACACGTCACGTCCTCCCAGCATGCATGTGGATGACTTTGTGGCAGCCGAATTTAAAGACATTACAACCCCTCTTGGACTTATGCTACCCAAACGTCTCCCTAAGAGCTCCCCAAAACCCCCCACCAGAGGTCTGTTCACTGGAAACAGAGGCAGAGGCACCTTCCACAGTCAGACGCGCTTTTTCACTCCACCACAACCTAAAGGTGTAATGCTGTCTG GCAACTATGCTCGCAGAGAGGGAGGCCGTGGTGGTTCTTCGTGGAGTGGACAAGTTCCAGCAGTGACCCACAGAGGAACCTACAGTGAACCCCGCGGAGGCCAAAGCAACTTCACACGAGGACCAATGCCCTCACGACAACCACCAGCAA GTGCATATCGTCTGGCTCCACGTGACCGGGCCCCGAGGGGCAGAGGTGGGGCTGGACTGTCATGGCTTAACGccggaggaggtggtggaggtggtggaggtgcTGGAGGAGGCggtgggggaggtggaggaggaggagggagaggatcTCAGGGGAGTAAGTTCAGTGGCGGGGGAGGGAGCGGAGGTGGGAGAGGCAGACATGTTCGCTCCTTCACCAGGTAA